The DNA sequence tatatgtaaaatgaaactttatgactgtatttttattagttctacttgtgttgtgttttgtacagtatattatttgACCAAAAAAGTTTAGTCATACAAGCAGACACTTAAACGCACATTGGAAATTATATTTAGGAATCCTAGGATTTACTCTGGTTTGATCACCTACAGCCATAGACTATCATGTAAATTTTGTCAGCCCAAATAAACCAATCAAATGCAAGCAAACTGCATTTGAAAACAGGCGCTTTCCTTTAGCCCAGGGGAACGGAGAGCTATGGAAATATGGAAAAACTTGTTCGACCCCCATTTGCTCACTGCACAATGGATTTACAAAGGGCAACAAAGCTGGCTTTGTACATTGCACATGTCTATACATGCCACTAATGCAGCGAGGGCCATAACACCCTTTCTTTTTGCTTTGACAAAAGCTGGTGGCTTGAGAAGGCTCTCAAGAAACAAGAGAGAAGTTTCTGTGCCCTTTAGTTTTCAAAGAAGCTTTTCACCTGTGTTTTGATGGATGGCTTCCCTTTAGGCATTCCCAGCAGCACAGAGCCAATTCCATAAACAGCcatgaaccccccccccccccccgcaaaCTTGCCCCCGTGAACCCACAATTTCCCAGTCAGGGGCCCTTTCACTGCCAACAACACAGTTGTCAGGAGAAGCTGTTGCCTCAGCTGTGTCCAGTCCAGCTGCGGTGTATGTGTGCAGTACAAGGGATGGTGACTCTGAGCTGATTTTGTAGTTTGGATCATTGTTTCTTTCTAAACAACAAGATCACAGCTACTGTCTACTCTTTGACTTTAAGACACCCCTGCCTCGCCTATTCCACCCACTGTTGGAAGCGGTGACAAATTCAAATGTTTCCAAAACCGAAGCATTGTATGTATGAGAGATCTCTGAGCATCGTTACATGTTTTGCCCCTCCACGCCTTCTGCACTTTATGACTATTTAGTTTGTATGATATTTGCGATTCAATACAGTTTATTGAACCACACCATCCATTATGCAATTACAGAGGCCCTAGAATTTAGTCAAAGAGGTAATTTTaatctaaaagctgtttttttgtggCTGTTCTCCATTTTTCTCAGTTCTATAACTGGAACGTTGATTATATCGTATTTACCAAACCCCTACTTTTTCTCTCACTAGCCACGAATAAACCCTTCCTCTTCCCTGTTGTTTACTGCTCACTAGTTTAATCTGTCATTACTGTCTTCTGTGTAATAGGACTGCAGTGTTTACGAGATGGAAGAGAAGATCCTTGAAGTTGTAAGTATACTGTATCTCTAGTCTTTTTTTGGCATAATATAAACTAAAAGGGGACCATGAGGCTTCAATTTGGGGGTGAAAATCTGTCTTATTGTTTTAGGTAAATGTCCGTTTATGTAGACATTGTGAGACATGCTTTCAGCAGCAGGCTCGGTTTTCTGAGTAAATGAGCAGATTGGTCTTTAGGATTGTCAATGGAGGAGGTAGCTTTAATACGCCCCAGACTTGTTGTAAGACTTGTTGGACCAACACAGACCTTTTTTTGTGCTGTgtatctctccctctctctttcagaCAACTGTGAAGTCCACAGTAGAGCCAAGACTTTCTTCTAAGTTTTTACATTGTCCTgctcctgtttttatttccacgTTTTTTCAGTTCCGTTTGCTTATTCTGCTTATTCTCCTCTTTCAAATAAAGCATACGCTATCTGCTCAAAAACGAATTGTACCAAAGAAAAGAtgacagatttcagtttttgtccTTAAGCAAGGGGTGAAGCAGAAAGGATGGTATGCTCTGGACGTTGAGTTAATAACACACTAATGCCTCCTTTCAGACCATTAAGCCTGTCACTAAAGATGAACATACACATATGGGTATACAGCGAGCGAGACACCTAACTGCTGAAAGATAAGGTCTTTGCGCCAAGTGTCACAGGTGGATGTGCTACCTGGCATGCTTGAACTTGTAAAGCACACAATGTAATTTTGTCAAATGTCTGAACTgccttttttattaattttattattgctgtattttaatttgcctttttctctgcagtctAAGATTTTGAACAGCATCTGTGATCAGACGGTGAGAACGACCTCTGACCCCCTGATGAGCCAGTCTGCCTGCTTGGAAGAAGTCCAGCTGACCAATATCCAACCAGGCGAGGGTCTGGTAAGGAATGCTTGGAGACTTTTCATCCTTTTTAGTGTCTCTGACTTCTTGGGTTTGTAGACGAAGATGCCTGCAATGTGTATCAGATTGTTATGCTTCCATTTCTTTCATATATTAGTCTCCTTTTGGCaatatttcttcctttttttgtcttatttttggttgttgttttttaaaccatAAATAAGATTGTCTTGTGGGTTTTTGCCTAGGGAATGTACATTAAGTCTACCTATGATGGGTTACATGTCATCACAGGAACCACAGAACATGTAAGTATGAAAAAAGGGCCACCAACATTACATTCAGCCCCTTTCCGTACctgaataattaaattattgaaAGTATATTTCATTGTATGACACATGGCCAACTCTTCCTTTTTACACCTCACCCTAAAGAACAATATTgttatgaaaataattataactCACTcttatcctcctcctcctgttcttcctCTACATCCTTCCCCTTTACTGAGGACACACTAAGCTACAGCATATGAAAGAGTTAAGAAGTGCTAATCTGTTAGGGCAGTTGTTTGTTTCTGCACTCCAGTAACCAGTAAATgtcacaaacacaatgaaagaAGTCCTACCGTTTTCACACACTGAGACAACCAGTCGGTGACTAATACACTAGCATCACTGCCACAGTCAGATCCTAATGCCTCCGGTCTTTCATTGTGAATTATGACCTGAATCATCAGCAATAATGAATAGTTAATCTAGTTTGACATCTGTGTggcatgaaaaacaaattgactGATATTCATATGAGTGTTTTCTCACGATTTGAATTAATATTTGCTTTGCGAATGCGATTCAaaagaacagctgtatttaagCAGAAGTCACACTAAAGTACAGGTTTATCAGAAGTTGTGTGTTAGGAGCAAGGGTCTGTATTTAGTAGTTGTTCAcctttttatgatgtttgtttgtttttttgttttctttttagtcacCAGCAGACCTGTCCAGAAAGATCCATGCCGGTGATGAGGTGATCCAGGTTAACCACCAGACAATGGTGAGAGTCTTAATTCAttgtccattttaaaaaaactggtaGATTTATGacatactataataataataatcccaTCGAGTGGTGCTTATTTGTTTGTTCTCATCGGTGTAACCAGGTGGGCTGGCAGCTGAAGAACCTAGTTATCAAACTGAGGGAGGACCCCAAAGGTGTGGTTCTTCTTCTCAAGAAGAGGCCCACAGGCACAACAAGTTTTGCCCCTGCCCCCCTCAAGAACATGCGCTGGAAACCACCAGTACCTCAGGTATACACATACGCATGCACACTACCGTACACACTTCCTTCTTTCATCATGGGATGCTAACAAAAGCCTGTGTCATTGTGAACCAATTATCAGCTTTTTAGGGAGTTGGTTCTGAAACAGCAAGTTCAGACAGGTGTCACAGAGCCACCCTGAGAGTGCTGCTGGCTGAATTGGCTAAAGTGGAGTTTTTCTTCATCGAAAAGTCTCATGATGTTGTTCAGTGTAGGAGAAAATCTGCCAGCTTATACTGTTTGGTTAGATTGTATCAGATTTTTTAGAAATATCAAGTCAAGAAACATCGAGTTTTGATAATCTGTTTggcttttccttcttttctttcaacACCAATGCCACCAAGTTGTAGTTGAAATTTTGCAAATAAGGTTTTGTTTGACTGTAATCCAATTTGTTAAAGGGGACTCAGGTGGTTGAAAGCcttgtgtgtttacattagGGAGAATAGCAGAGAGCCAGACAATAAGCCTGCAGTAAGCTAAGGCTACCAAACTCAAGCTCTGGCATTGTCTTATCATGCACAGTCTGTTTTCGTAGACTGAGAAGGCAAGATGTGACAAAACCAGATAACAGTAGGTTTCTTAAAACAGCAAAGTACTTTTCAACTCAAAGGTGGGTAATATCAACATGTCCACCAGCATCTTGTTTTAACAAGTAGTCAGAAGGATCAGAGTTAGCCATCTTAGTTTATCTGTGATAACAAGGCTCCATGTGGGAGAGACAAATTTCTCCCTGTCTTACAGGAATGAATACCACTGGCTTTGTAATACTGTATAATTTGCACACAGAGGATAATGATTCATGAGATGTTTAGTTTGTCATTAATGTATTACATCTACTCTACTGTATCATCAGACATATCATTTAGGGCTGATGAGAATGGCAGCAAATAAGAGATGGACTTTTAGTCAAGGGCACAATGTTGTTGAGCGTCAGGAAAAATTGCTGTGCTAAATAAGCAGTATATAACAGTAAATAACAATTTTATGGTTATGACACACTGGCTATTTTAGGCTTGACATAAAAAGTTACCTCCAACAAGACAGTTTATACTAAAAAAGATCCACCTAAATGTCTCATAATTTCTGATGAACTCCTCCCAGGCATTAGCAAGTCAAATTCAGTCCtaattagagagagagagataaattTAGCTTGAAAATAAGCAGATAAGAGAAGGCACGTGATCACTGCTCATCAATATATGTGAAATTAGTACTAATAATCcaattgctgttttatttttcagaacaATTCCTCCTTGATCAGGACAACGTCTCCTTGCAGTTCAGCTAATGGATCCACCAAAAAGGAGAAGCCACCTATCCTGGACTTGTAcatcccccctcctcctccagtgcCATACACCCCACGGTGAGCTTTCACATATTATATGCCAAGATTTTTAAGAATGAAGGAGGCAGCTGACACACTGAGTGATTCAGCCAGCCCTCCTGAGACGACGTTTGCACATTTCCTCACCCAGACCTTTAAATTTGGTCGACAATGAGCGTGTCCTGGGCCCATGACAGTTTCCTTCCTACTACACATTCAGCTTTTTTGAGCCCACTCTGCCTCCATCCGTCTCACTACATTCCTTATGCAAAGGCTGGTTCATCTTCCATCTTCCACCTCCAAGAAGACCGAACATGATCAATTTACTAAAAATGCTTGTGGGACTTCCtgtaacattatttatttccaAATCATCCCATGTGTAGTTCACAGCTTCATATTTTGGCATGTTGTGCTGTGATAAATAAATGAGCATTTGGTTtttctgcagagagggcagaaCAGACTCCTTTACCAGCATTAGTAAAAGACCAAAAGGTTCTGAGTCACCCAACTCCTTCCTGGATCAGGAGAGCAGGAGACGCTGCACCATTGCAGATTACGACAAATTCAACGTTGGCTTTCCCATCGAAGCCAATGTGATACAGCCCAGAATGAGAGAGCACAAACTTTCGCGTGGTCAGTATTTTGTAATGAGAAAATACTATGGACAGTGAGTAATTGTGTTCTTAAAATAATCCAAttcaacaaaactgaaatgctgCTTCCAGGTAAGCCCCGGCCACTGTCCATGCCAGTGGATACTTGTGTTGGAGTGGTAGATCCGTTTGCTAAGCCCTGGGCACAAGGAAGGAAAGGTATGTGCACAAATGGCTTTGATTTTAGGTTACAATCTAAGTGACACTCTCCTTCATTAATTTTGGCTGAGAGACTGCACTACTATATACACCTATCGGCCATAACTTTAACTATAGTGGACAGGGGTAAAttgcaaaaaatgtaatgctggccTTTATTAACAAGTGTTGGAATAAAGTGCATCCCAATACAGTGCTTGTCCGTGTTGTCATGATGTTTTctagaagagaaaaagaaatcacatttgtttgaattttattttgtttttattctgtctgtgCTAATGCATCACTGCACAGTTGATTCCTTGTTATATTATAAAAGTTAGGTGTCATCTGTTGTATAGCAGCCAAACATTCTGCATTATTAAACGCTTTTCGGTGAGCACTTCTGTGTTACTCCTGTTTATGAATTCATAATTTTCTCTGCATTAAGGCGACGACCTCCTGTACAGATACCTGAGCAATGAGAGGATCCCCACCATAGCAGAAGAGGTTCCATCAGTGTCTCCACCCTACAGGCCTGCAGGGGAACGCCACCTCGTCCGAGTGGACCACATTCGGGGCAGTCGCTACTACTCCAACACAGACCTCCACAA is a window from the Channa argus isolate prfri chromosome 16, Channa argus male v1.0, whole genome shotgun sequence genome containing:
- the cnksr3 gene encoding connector enhancer of kinase suppressor of ras 3; the protein is MEPITKWTPMQVVDWMKGLDDSLQQYVSNFEREKISGEQLLKITHQDLEDLGVARIGHQELVLEAVDLLCALNYGVETDNLKHLVVRMRAATNSLHMATSDRRKSPAYDGSTPCKPPNDFLTSVVELIGAAKSLLAWLDRTPLTGISDFTATKNKIIQLCLELTTTVQQDCSVYEMEEKILEVSKILNSICDQTVRTTSDPLMSQSACLEEVQLTNIQPGEGLGMYIKSTYDGLHVITGTTEHSPADLSRKIHAGDEVIQVNHQTMVGWQLKNLVIKLREDPKGVVLLLKKRPTGTTSFAPAPLKNMRWKPPVPQNNSSLIRTTSPCSSANGSTKKEKPPILDLYIPPPPPVPYTPREGRTDSFTSISKRPKGSESPNSFLDQESRRRCTIADYDKFNVGFPIEANVIQPRMREHKLSRGKPRPLSMPVDTCVGVVDPFAKPWAQGRKGDDLLYRYLSNERIPTIAEEVPSVSPPYRPAGERHLVRVDHIRGSRYYSNTDLHNSATIPYQEDMKKAPVGPISKRTTAERSLLVSWIMRLKLLTH